A single genomic interval of uncultured Sphaerochaeta sp. harbors:
- a CDS encoding creatininase family protein translates to MQLIDMFFDQIEDAKKRNVPFIIPIGTIEYHAHHASCGTDTMVINGCLRELEKEREIVVMPPIWYGVASYAVGGPETGTIHVDEDAHTQYLYAVLKSLIYGGNKNIYLMVHHQTEEDALMPMTISCHKAAKKVIMEYMEETRGRGWWGSNSFKDYYENLGSGDDPFSYIKVVPLIGKEAQHACGGFDHAGKWETSLMMGTYPENVDLALCERNTEWFAQNAVEASTELGGHMVSCVLDWLRKTII, encoded by the coding sequence ATGCAATTGATTGATATGTTTTTCGATCAGATAGAGGACGCCAAGAAACGGAATGTTCCCTTCATCATCCCCATCGGTACTATTGAATACCATGCACATCATGCGTCCTGTGGCACAGACACGATGGTGATCAATGGATGCTTGAGAGAACTGGAGAAAGAGAGAGAAATCGTTGTAATGCCACCGATTTGGTACGGGGTTGCCTCATATGCTGTTGGGGGTCCTGAAACCGGGACAATCCATGTTGATGAAGATGCCCACACCCAATACCTTTATGCTGTTTTGAAATCACTCATCTATGGTGGGAACAAGAATATCTACCTCATGGTACACCACCAGACAGAAGAAGATGCCCTGATGCCGATGACCATCTCCTGCCATAAGGCTGCAAAGAAAGTAATCATGGAGTATATGGAAGAGACAAGAGGAAGAGGTTGGTGGGGGAGTAACAGCTTCAAGGATTACTATGAGAATCTTGGTTCTGGAGATGACCCATTCTCCTACATAAAAGTAGTGCCGTTGATCGGGAAAGAAGCACAACATGCCTGCGGGGGCTTTGATCATGCTGGCAAATGGGAAACTTCTCTGATGATGGGCACATACCCAGAGAATGTTGACCTGGCTCTATGTGAGAGGAACACTGAGTGGTTCGCACAAAATGCTGTTGAGGCAAGCACAGAGCTTGGAGGTCATATGGTTTCCTGTGTGCTTGATTGGTTGCGCAAGACAATCATCTGA
- a CDS encoding ABC transporter permease, which yields MNILRQASFISIIALGEFFVVLIANMDMSITSIIGMTSIFFAGLVVNAGIPMFWAFVIVFGLAILVGILNGALTVYGHMPSFIATLTVMNIIKGIYFIYSKGLPISGLPESFNFLGAGYIGFIPFPVILLLLVATSLHIFTRHTELGRSFYAVGGNVEASKLSGINVKFVGILAFVLSAILSCIGALGLTSKTLSGNVGIGENLLFDVMTIVVLGGTSLSGGRGKIFGVVIGALFLQVISNIMILMSINSYWQWVVKGVILIAVVLIDSNSRHD from the coding sequence ATGAATATTCTGAGGCAAGCATCCTTCATTTCAATTATTGCCTTGGGGGAATTCTTTGTTGTCTTGATCGCGAATATGGATATGTCGATTACTTCCATTATTGGAATGACTTCCATATTCTTTGCAGGCCTGGTTGTGAATGCAGGGATTCCTATGTTTTGGGCTTTTGTAATTGTATTTGGCCTTGCAATCCTTGTTGGTATTCTCAATGGTGCGTTAACTGTGTATGGGCATATGCCTTCGTTCATAGCCACTCTTACAGTGATGAACATCATCAAGGGTATCTACTTCATATACTCGAAGGGGTTGCCTATTTCAGGACTTCCTGAGAGCTTTAACTTCTTAGGAGCTGGCTATATTGGATTCATTCCATTCCCGGTAATACTGTTGTTGCTTGTAGCTACTTCATTGCATATCTTTACGCGGCATACAGAACTGGGAAGAAGTTTCTACGCTGTGGGAGGCAATGTTGAGGCAAGTAAACTGTCGGGAATCAACGTTAAGTTCGTCGGGATTCTGGCATTTGTACTGAGTGCAATTCTGTCCTGTATTGGCGCTCTTGGGTTAACCTCAAAAACCTTGAGTGGAAATGTTGGAATCGGGGAAAACTTATTGTTTGATGTAATGACAATCGTCGTACTCGGTGGTACTTCTCTCTCCGGTGGAAGAGGAAAGATATTTGGAGTGGTTATCGGAGCGCTGTTCTTGCAGGTAATCTCGAATATCATGATTCTGATGAGTATCAACAGTTACTGGCAATGGGTTGTGAAGGGTGTTATCTTGATAGCTGTAGTACTCATTGATTCCAATTCACGACACGACTAA
- a CDS encoding DUF4432 family protein produces the protein MKLHVTKAQFTSTETLLLESDTVRISTFIFRTGVEAVRISIGIGTFVWLPFFGQSLWSWEIGGIEQKFKGFISEPDYAARNFLHNYGALMIHCGITAMGNPSKDDTHLHHGELPLAKYDSAWIEFSDGPFPISLHGSYQYTVPFIASYKFSPSLRISETGTSVLVDSQLKNLQKTSLEYMYLNHLNLSLDHVTELQYGIDEFNKNTVTVLDETIPGVVDDPARFLHPSKIPSISPELVAIMKNKPEHGDVCVNRMIRENHQRVWVAINTSTLDHTVAWLTKTLDRSACGFSLPATAGPRGKTTETKQGNMKLLEPGSSIRFQFAFGLDEYPESKSLQTAITMLGGIV, from the coding sequence ATGAAATTGCATGTAACTAAAGCCCAATTCACCTCAACAGAGACATTGCTTCTTGAGAGTGATACTGTTCGTATTTCTACCTTTATCTTTAGAACAGGTGTGGAAGCTGTCCGTATTTCAATCGGGATTGGAACCTTTGTTTGGTTACCATTCTTTGGACAGAGCCTCTGGAGCTGGGAAATTGGTGGTATTGAACAGAAATTCAAGGGATTTATATCTGAACCTGATTACGCTGCCAGAAACTTCCTGCATAATTATGGAGCTCTCATGATCCACTGTGGCATTACTGCAATGGGCAACCCAAGCAAGGACGACACCCATCTCCATCATGGAGAGTTGCCTCTTGCAAAATATGACAGCGCCTGGATAGAGTTCTCTGATGGACCGTTCCCAATATCATTACATGGGAGTTATCAATATACAGTTCCTTTCATTGCCTCGTATAAATTCTCCCCTTCTCTTAGGATTTCTGAAACAGGAACCTCTGTCTTGGTTGATTCACAATTGAAAAATCTACAGAAAACATCACTGGAATATATGTATCTCAATCATCTGAATCTCTCTTTGGACCATGTCACTGAGTTGCAGTATGGAATTGATGAATTCAACAAGAACACAGTAACAGTACTCGATGAAACCATTCCCGGTGTGGTTGATGACCCCGCTCGTTTCTTACACCCTTCGAAGATTCCCTCGATCAGTCCTGAACTTGTGGCGATCATGAAGAATAAGCCAGAACATGGAGATGTGTGTGTAAATAGAATGATTCGTGAGAATCATCAGAGGGTTTGGGTCGCAATAAACACCTCTACACTCGATCACACAGTTGCTTGGCTGACCAAGACGCTGGACCGCTCAGCCTGTGGGTTCAGCCTACCTGCAACTGCAGGTCCTAGAGGGAAAACAACTGAAACCAAGCAAGGAAATATGAAACTACTTGAACCAGGTAGTTCGATAAGGTTCCAATTTGCATTTGGGTTGGATGAATACCCAGAAAGCAAATCATTACAAACAGCAATTACTATGTTAGGAGGAATTGTATGA
- a CDS encoding glycoside hydrolase family 20 zincin-like fold domain-containing protein has translation MITVLPEPKRLLDTEGFSTLFTTIHIGTDDARLLEIAKNRFWNYPGILGDIIANSLQIDLVASLESIEVENEELFRDQGYALVVTEDHVTLRYEHSAGYINGLTTIKMLLQEKPNGYVLPCCEIVDWPSVAVRAVAPTFSWYAGYGRIGFDSQLWDYDKWVEFLNISLDNKINQFNMVMYGYWPFEFEQYPETVLRDVPLKIWNAENNAWLQIKYTHPNIVNPYLDRLIEYGHMMEFSFFAYVGLNSYNGGYSIKHPEARMIPPESSQFLNDFDSLCLSNEQNVDYILSSMRHIAQLGFDGFSLEESEEGFWFCECESCKSNWRSSGASPGEAKHKANIWLLNRIWETVKSVNPDATLGIRAFRQPPLEKDPSFLEECVRTMPKGINLFWAPGLYVPETEFPKWVDAFGKEHIWGRDTEANSITSTMGRLYRTFASNLIRYEDEANEQVIETDIAQHIGSIEMGVHGINGFMFEWYGLFLHEFAHGNYGWGSKMEPETFFKRACQLHFGSLGEKVLYVMKNMLTIHESQMPFYTTAFPFQKNKIQRSDIPAIMEAKERHPEILAILKELYCACNENPRLQCWAPHFNKLINAERRNAVIYDMVLASLTYEEEQDPVKKDALLDEILLFNERDFAIAKEMFFDVNPVSETGVRSCMFPYHEIKRLIYNIRHPEDPDNDIICSGIEALGWLWL, from the coding sequence ATGATTACTGTATTACCGGAACCCAAACGTCTTCTTGATACCGAGGGTTTCTCAACACTTTTTACCACAATACATATTGGTACTGATGATGCACGGTTACTGGAAATTGCAAAAAACCGTTTTTGGAATTATCCAGGTATTCTTGGTGATATCATTGCGAACTCCCTGCAGATTGATTTGGTCGCATCCTTGGAATCGATTGAAGTCGAAAACGAAGAGTTGTTTAGAGACCAAGGATATGCTCTGGTGGTTACAGAAGATCACGTCACATTGCGTTATGAGCATAGCGCTGGGTATATTAATGGACTCACCACTATTAAGATGCTTCTGCAGGAAAAACCTAACGGGTATGTACTGCCTTGTTGCGAGATTGTAGATTGGCCCTCAGTTGCTGTTAGGGCGGTAGCCCCTACATTCTCCTGGTATGCCGGGTATGGGAGAATAGGCTTTGATTCACAACTCTGGGACTATGATAAGTGGGTTGAGTTCCTGAATATCAGTCTCGATAACAAGATCAACCAGTTCAACATGGTCATGTATGGATACTGGCCGTTTGAATTCGAACAGTACCCGGAGACAGTGCTGAGAGATGTTCCTCTCAAGATCTGGAATGCTGAGAATAATGCATGGTTGCAAATCAAGTATACGCATCCCAATATTGTTAACCCATATCTCGATAGACTGATCGAGTATGGGCATATGATGGAATTCTCCTTCTTCGCTTATGTTGGACTGAATTCCTATAATGGAGGGTATTCCATCAAGCATCCTGAAGCTAGGATGATTCCTCCGGAATCCAGCCAATTCCTCAATGATTTTGATTCACTCTGTCTGAGCAATGAACAGAATGTGGACTATATTCTCTCTTCAATGCGGCACATTGCTCAACTGGGATTTGATGGCTTCTCGTTGGAAGAGAGTGAAGAAGGATTCTGGTTTTGTGAATGTGAATCCTGTAAAAGTAATTGGAGATCATCTGGCGCAAGCCCAGGTGAAGCAAAGCATAAAGCAAATATTTGGTTACTGAATAGAATCTGGGAGACGGTGAAGTCAGTGAACCCTGATGCAACATTGGGTATCAGGGCTTTCAGGCAACCTCCGCTTGAGAAGGATCCTTCATTCCTGGAAGAGTGTGTTCGCACCATGCCCAAAGGTATCAATCTCTTCTGGGCACCGGGGCTCTATGTTCCCGAAACGGAGTTCCCCAAATGGGTCGATGCCTTTGGGAAAGAGCATATCTGGGGAAGGGACACTGAAGCTAATTCAATTACTTCTACCATGGGAAGACTCTACCGGACTTTTGCCTCTAATCTGATTCGCTATGAAGATGAAGCAAATGAACAGGTCATTGAGACTGATATTGCCCAACATATTGGAAGTATTGAAATGGGTGTTCACGGAATCAATGGATTCATGTTTGAATGGTACGGTCTGTTCCTCCATGAATTCGCCCATGGCAATTATGGGTGGGGCTCAAAAATGGAACCCGAAACATTCTTCAAACGTGCTTGTCAGCTGCATTTTGGGTCCCTCGGAGAGAAGGTGCTGTATGTGATGAAAAATATGCTTACCATCCATGAGAGTCAGATGCCGTTCTACACCACTGCATTCCCATTTCAGAAAAACAAGATCCAGAGGAGCGATATTCCTGCAATCATGGAAGCCAAGGAGAGGCATCCTGAGATTCTAGCAATACTCAAGGAGCTTTACTGTGCCTGCAATGAGAATCCACGGCTACAATGCTGGGCTCCCCATTTCAATAAGCTGATTAATGCTGAGAGAAGAAATGCAGTAATCTATGACATGGTTCTGGCTTCTCTTACATATGAAGAAGAACAAGATCCAGTGAAGAAGGATGCCCTTCTTGATGAAATCCTCCTGTTCAATGAGCGGGACTTTGCCATCGCAAAGGAGATGTTCTTTGATGTGAATCCTGTGAGTGAAACCGGCGTAAGAAGCTGCATGTTCCCTTATCATGAGATTAAACGATTGATATACAACATCAGGCATCCAGAAGATCCAGACAATGACATTATTTGTTCTGGTATCGAAGCCCTTGGTTGGCTTTGGTTATAG
- a CDS encoding sugar ABC transporter substrate-binding protein, with product MKKGVVTLLVLVLASTMVFAQGAPEGADDQTKIGVSIMELSAYTWYLGVIDGCEQWAKDNPEANFTFQFEDSRSDVSTMLNNIEALVTGGAKGIILFPADASSAIPTMKQYVAKGIPFVIGDYAQNPQKESDIVWETFVGHDMRMLGETAGKVAVEYLKTLNKQNPVCLFISRPTSGQVSLDRYEGFRDVVLASFPKARIIEEGDVGAGSRDSAQSLMENVLQREPVIDVVSGHNDAEVVGAYNAAKAANRREIKFIGIAGDKDVLSYITDGNESWIGEVLQNPVDLGYQATEAMYQALVEKKTLDKVWDLPKPEAITPANVSEYDWQNWSWL from the coding sequence ATGAAAAAAGGAGTTGTTACATTACTGGTTCTCGTTTTGGCGAGCACAATGGTTTTCGCCCAAGGTGCACCAGAAGGGGCTGATGATCAAACAAAAATCGGTGTAAGCATCATGGAATTGTCTGCTTATACATGGTACCTCGGAGTAATTGATGGTTGTGAGCAGTGGGCAAAAGATAACCCAGAAGCAAACTTTACATTCCAGTTTGAGGATTCTCGTTCTGATGTATCCACCATGCTGAACAATATTGAGGCACTAGTCACCGGTGGCGCAAAAGGTATCATTTTGTTCCCTGCTGATGCGTCCTCAGCAATTCCGACCATGAAGCAGTATGTGGCGAAAGGAATTCCCTTTGTTATTGGTGATTATGCTCAGAATCCTCAGAAAGAGAGTGATATTGTGTGGGAGACCTTTGTTGGTCACGACATGAGGATGCTCGGAGAAACAGCAGGAAAAGTTGCTGTTGAGTATCTCAAGACCCTGAACAAACAGAATCCTGTGTGTCTCTTTATCAGCAGACCTACCTCTGGCCAAGTTTCGCTTGACAGGTATGAAGGTTTTAGGGATGTAGTATTGGCTTCATTCCCGAAGGCAAGAATTATTGAAGAAGGTGATGTTGGTGCAGGTTCAAGAGACTCTGCCCAGAGCCTCATGGAAAATGTCTTACAGAGAGAACCTGTCATTGATGTGGTCAGTGGACACAACGATGCTGAGGTAGTGGGAGCATATAATGCTGCTAAGGCCGCCAACCGACGAGAGATCAAATTCATTGGAATTGCAGGGGACAAGGATGTTCTCTCCTATATTACCGATGGAAATGAGAGCTGGATTGGTGAAGTTCTCCAAAACCCAGTAGATCTTGGATATCAGGCAACAGAGGCTATGTATCAGGCACTGGTTGAGAAGAAGACCCTGGATAAAGTTTGGGATCTTCCAAAACCGGAAGCAATCACCCCAGCGAATGTTAGTGAGTATGATTGGCAGAACTGGTCCTGGCTCTAG
- a CDS encoding sensory rhodopsin transducer, whose product MDYGKKVWVFPDAELPPIGNNLIPGHESIIITNLGDQEACISITLLYVDKDPVENITVSVGAKRVRCLRTNEDKDFSGHTATIGEQYAILLESDVPVVAQYGRAEPRNVSFYTTPGYCE is encoded by the coding sequence GTGGACTACGGAAAAAAAGTGTGGGTCTTTCCTGATGCAGAGTTGCCTCCCATAGGAAATAACCTAATCCCAGGACATGAATCTATCATCATTACCAACCTTGGAGACCAGGAAGCATGCATTTCGATTACCTTGCTTTATGTTGATAAGGATCCGGTTGAAAATATTACAGTTTCTGTGGGTGCTAAACGAGTTCGATGTCTCCGGACCAATGAAGATAAGGATTTCTCTGGTCATACAGCAACCATCGGGGAACAATATGCAATCTTATTGGAGAGTGATGTACCTGTGGTAGCCCAATATGGGAGAGCCGAACCCCGCAATGTGAGTTTCTATACGACTCCTGGATACTGTGAATAG
- a CDS encoding M24 family metallopeptidase encodes MMDRVRIPEEEYFGRIKKASKLMEEAGLDVLVTHCNEADYSFVRYFTNYWPLFETAGVAIGRDGKAALMVGPESSKYAADRSVLKDIFTLLEYRESADPAYPEAKVSTYKDVFEFLGVKGSNLRIGIAGYLVTNPIQLEGLKRCFPNAEIIRNEEIVRSLRMIKSVNELACMQRGFDIVKKATEAVMAEIRPGVTELQMVGIAQKCIYEHGAEYEGLPMYVFSEKSTSHAISRSTYRTIEKGDLVQLNLSAKIEGYSPSIGMPISMGPLVGEKRDLVEFCLSMHNWTLEQVKVGAEASKIAKDFYAKAVEAGMQDYFVYGPCHGTGMIEVEAPWMETSSNYKLQENMTFQVDTYFSAEKFGCRWETGICVKPGKSLLLSEPLGKIYEIPC; translated from the coding sequence ATGATGGACAGGGTAAGAATCCCAGAAGAAGAGTACTTCGGGAGAATCAAGAAGGCTTCAAAGTTGATGGAAGAAGCTGGATTGGATGTTTTAGTCACTCACTGTAATGAAGCAGACTATTCATTCGTGCGGTATTTTACGAACTACTGGCCACTTTTCGAAACTGCAGGGGTGGCTATTGGACGAGATGGAAAAGCTGCTTTGATGGTAGGCCCTGAAAGCTCAAAATATGCTGCTGACAGGAGTGTACTCAAAGACATCTTCACCTTGTTGGAGTATCGTGAATCTGCAGATCCTGCCTATCCTGAAGCAAAGGTAAGTACATACAAAGATGTGTTTGAGTTTCTCGGAGTGAAAGGAAGCAATCTACGCATTGGTATTGCTGGATACCTGGTTACCAACCCCATTCAGCTTGAAGGTTTGAAAAGATGTTTCCCGAATGCCGAAATTATCAGGAATGAAGAGATTGTCCGATCGCTCAGAATGATTAAATCTGTCAATGAGCTTGCCTGTATGCAAAGAGGGTTCGACATTGTAAAGAAAGCCACTGAGGCAGTTATGGCTGAAATCCGCCCAGGAGTAACTGAGCTCCAGATGGTTGGTATCGCACAGAAATGTATCTATGAACATGGAGCTGAATACGAAGGACTTCCCATGTACGTATTCAGCGAAAAATCGACTAGTCATGCTATCTCGCGTTCTACCTATCGAACCATTGAAAAAGGAGACCTGGTACAGTTGAACCTTTCAGCAAAGATAGAGGGATACAGTCCAAGTATCGGGATGCCAATCAGTATGGGACCACTTGTTGGTGAGAAGCGTGACTTGGTTGAATTTTGCCTCTCCATGCATAACTGGACACTGGAGCAGGTGAAAGTAGGAGCTGAAGCATCCAAAATTGCCAAGGATTTCTATGCCAAAGCTGTTGAAGCCGGGATGCAAGACTACTTTGTGTACGGACCATGTCATGGAACCGGTATGATCGAGGTAGAGGCTCCTTGGATGGAAACCTCTTCCAACTATAAGCTTCAGGAAAACATGACATTCCAAGTTGATACATACTTCTCAGCAGAGAAATTTGGCTGTAGGTGGGAGACTGGAATATGCGTGAAACCTGGAAAATCTTTGTTGCTCAGTGAACCTCTAGGAAAGATTTATGAAATCCCATGCTAA
- a CDS encoding sugar ABC transporter ATP-binding protein encodes MDAEKLVEVKKCTMVFPGVKALDEVDFTLLAGECHGLVGENGAGKSTLSKCIIGDYHMTAGELFVQGEPIHIPSYSVRKSNEMGIAIVHQEFQLMEDMSGLENIFIGRYEKKGPVIDWKQLQNRADELLEYLQCEVDLKVKVKHLRTAEKQIIQLAKAMLDNPKVLILDELTAVLQEEGIQNIFRIIELLKARGIGIIYISHRLDEIFECCDRYTVLCDGKYINSGYVKDINKHQLVKMIIGRELRNVYPEKNQQFGETLLEVRHLTAPKAFKDVSLEVKAGEVVGISGLLGAGKTELIHAIYGNHKIVSGEVLVRGKPVRIKNPKMAIKLGLGLVPDERRILGLNMLYNIKENTILPSMNKFRKWKIFQDHEKEDQAAKAINAKMNLRYYSLRQLISKLSGGNQQKVVIAKWMLRECDIFLLDEPTRGIDIGAKFEIYSLINELAKAGKAVILVSPELEEIIGLSNKVYVLYEGQVMDLVEGENIKQEVIIHDLLGVKEK; translated from the coding sequence ATGGATGCAGAAAAGTTGGTTGAAGTAAAGAAATGCACGATGGTCTTTCCTGGTGTAAAAGCCTTGGATGAGGTTGACTTCACCTTACTAGCCGGAGAATGTCATGGGCTGGTGGGAGAAAATGGGGCCGGAAAATCAACCTTGTCCAAATGTATCATCGGTGATTATCACATGACAGCCGGAGAGCTGTTTGTCCAAGGTGAACCTATTCATATCCCTTCCTATTCGGTCAGAAAGTCGAATGAAATGGGGATTGCTATTGTTCATCAGGAATTTCAGCTCATGGAAGACATGAGTGGGCTGGAGAACATATTCATTGGGCGATATGAGAAGAAGGGCCCTGTCATCGACTGGAAACAGTTGCAGAATCGAGCAGATGAGTTGTTGGAGTATCTGCAGTGCGAGGTGGATCTCAAGGTGAAAGTAAAACATCTGAGAACTGCTGAAAAACAGATTATCCAGTTGGCAAAGGCAATGCTCGATAACCCGAAGGTTTTGATTTTGGATGAGCTTACAGCAGTTCTCCAAGAAGAGGGTATACAGAATATTTTTAGAATCATTGAGTTGCTCAAGGCTAGAGGGATTGGAATTATTTATATTTCCCATCGTCTTGATGAGATTTTTGAATGTTGTGATCGGTACACAGTGCTTTGTGATGGAAAGTACATCAACAGTGGATATGTAAAGGACATCAATAAGCATCAATTGGTTAAGATGATTATTGGTAGGGAGTTGAGGAATGTCTATCCAGAAAAAAACCAACAGTTTGGTGAAACCTTGTTGGAGGTGCGCCATCTTACAGCGCCCAAGGCATTCAAGGATGTTTCTCTTGAAGTGAAAGCAGGGGAGGTTGTAGGTATCTCAGGGTTACTTGGCGCTGGGAAAACGGAACTAATCCATGCAATCTATGGAAACCATAAGATTGTCTCAGGGGAAGTCCTTGTCCGTGGGAAGCCTGTTCGGATCAAGAATCCGAAAATGGCTATCAAGTTGGGGCTTGGACTGGTTCCTGATGAGAGACGAATCTTGGGGCTGAACATGCTTTACAACATCAAAGAGAATACCATTCTTCCTTCAATGAACAAGTTCAGGAAGTGGAAGATATTTCAGGACCACGAGAAGGAGGATCAAGCGGCAAAGGCCATCAATGCCAAGATGAACCTTCGGTACTACTCGTTGCGGCAGCTGATCAGTAAGCTCTCAGGAGGAAATCAGCAGAAGGTTGTCATTGCGAAGTGGATGTTACGTGAATGTGACATCTTCCTTCTGGATGAACCAACGAGAGGTATTGATATTGGCGCCAAGTTTGAGATCTATTCCTTGATCAATGAACTTGCAAAGGCAGGCAAGGCTGTAATTTTGGTTTCTCCGGAACTTGAAGAAATTATTGGTCTCTCAAACAAGGTATATGTCTTGTATGAGGGACAGGTGATGGATTTAGTTGAAGGCGAGAATATTAAACAAGAAGTAATCATCCATGATTTATTAGGAGTAAAAGAGAAATGA
- a CDS encoding MFS transporter, which translates to MKFKIEKKVIFACILMFSLGFEMGGFQAVLRELSLHFSIDKVSWGFLVSSQYLGIIIMPVVFGRVADRIGKKQVLLVFMSIFIIGTSCIGFSSWLPLTMIGFFLTGSGYGVCESVSTALLSDQYADSAHRYMNLSQAFLCIGAVIAPILTSLQAINWRLVFLISSGVTLIALIVLLFEGGFTVVPSYSSSRLLDISLFNSKAFVLLFVTMMIYVGLENGFGYFTESFFYDAYASSWGGYAISLYWASMAISRVITSMSSQHIFKQLRVRFILVAVVFVALFVSNSPVFALLLCVAVGACYGPIWSYIMSLSAGMYPERTASVTGLISSACGIGGAVYPVFMSAIIANAPLGSGYLFLSVSSLVAFLLILIAHRRAANS; encoded by the coding sequence ATGAAGTTTAAGATTGAGAAGAAAGTGATATTTGCCTGTATATTGATGTTCTCCCTGGGTTTTGAAATGGGAGGATTTCAGGCAGTCTTGCGCGAGCTTTCATTACATTTTTCGATTGATAAGGTTTCCTGGGGGTTTCTTGTTTCTTCACAATACCTAGGAATCATCATCATGCCTGTAGTGTTTGGCCGAGTAGCTGATCGAATTGGAAAGAAACAAGTGCTGCTCGTGTTTATGTCTATTTTTATCATTGGAACTAGCTGTATAGGCTTTTCCTCTTGGTTGCCTTTGACTATGATTGGTTTTTTCCTTACAGGCTCTGGGTATGGTGTTTGTGAGAGTGTGAGTACCGCACTGCTCAGTGATCAGTATGCTGATTCTGCGCACCGCTATATGAATCTCAGTCAAGCTTTTCTCTGCATTGGAGCTGTTATAGCTCCAATTTTGACATCCTTGCAGGCAATTAACTGGAGACTGGTGTTTCTGATCAGCAGTGGTGTGACTTTGATTGCATTAATCGTATTGCTTTTTGAAGGAGGGTTCACCGTTGTGCCTTCCTATTCTTCATCTCGGTTGCTTGATATTTCCTTATTCAATTCAAAGGCTTTTGTTCTATTGTTTGTGACGATGATGATTTATGTGGGACTTGAAAATGGTTTTGGGTACTTCACTGAATCATTTTTCTATGATGCATATGCTTCTTCTTGGGGGGGGTATGCTATTTCACTGTATTGGGCTTCTATGGCGATTTCCAGGGTTATTACCAGTATGTCATCACAGCATATTTTTAAACAGTTGAGAGTTCGCTTCATTCTGGTTGCAGTAGTGTTTGTAGCACTCTTTGTGAGTAATTCTCCAGTGTTTGCGCTGCTTCTTTGTGTTGCTGTTGGAGCTTGTTATGGACCGATTTGGTCCTATATCATGAGTCTCTCAGCAGGGATGTATCCAGAGAGAACTGCGAGTGTCACCGGTTTGATTAGTTCAGCTTGTGGAATTGGTGGTGCTGTATATCCTGTTTTTATGAGCGCTATTATCGCAAACGCGCCGCTAGGGAGTGGGTATCTGTTCCTCTCGGTCTCTTCACTGGTTGCCTTCTTGTTAATTCTCATTGCTCATCGAAGAGCTGCGAATTCCTAG